The proteins below come from a single Triticum aestivum cultivar Chinese Spring chromosome 5D, IWGSC CS RefSeq v2.1, whole genome shotgun sequence genomic window:
- the LOC123123998 gene encoding serine/threonine-protein kinase phg2 isoform X1, with protein MDPTRDAAAGSAPQRAMHAPLVSSSTAPPRVPEYLVPGAVKPVLNYSIQTGEEFALEFMRDRAMSQKILATGTSGDQNAATSGYMDLRGMLGASHTASETGPDIFMLQPIVDPRHKEPERKPVAQVQNRSRHSSTRSVPRALSGGDGSSRGLSHGYASSDASDASKRIKFLCSFGGKILPRPSDGKLRYVGGETRIIRISKDISWQELRQKTSAIFNQPHIIKYQLPGEDLDSLISVSGDEDLTNMMDEFAMIESEGGSQKLRVFLFSSLDFDDNLGSMDGDSELHYVVAVNGIDVGSGKPSSGHGLASTSVSMMDQFINLNNDNDQSNPNQGMSDFHGMRGPTLVPAATVPTPTPPSLSSDYTANLQSYQGQEMLYAQSSRDNFYDTERRISMPLSAPSDYGVPSQYAPHSGPASLATPDQRSYQDGFMMQGSINDAKQASKNTLHQKSEVDYFQTLENLSAPVLHNDLSVSNSMHLEVPSASSAQEGRTSFLQPSDSGKSLEPRELNEDDRQSSGGAFASGCSEFESDMTDHGFTDPQPGSGRTFHSERIPREQMESMNRLSKSDDSGAQFLIPQSQSGVARESIAEAADSVEGAENSNSGAPSLNLNEPSSDDSLAQFERNFAKAVPRPSQFGIIIPSEESDAKMMSENPVVEQQQASEKKAVDVPNIMNSVEKTPAKGNLKATTTNRMQSTKKQLGSDAAMARRVSWEAPKPAPPNDVKHDPAVPSSTSTAGAVADSASAAANSENRDFFVDINDRFPPDILSDFFAKAKDAAQSSTPFNDPILSLNMPNYEPKNWSFFRNLAKDEFPSKSNDQQGLAKIDEGMYAFAGADNDAISMKGLNPTYNFDAEKKAEPSIIVADVSSMPPAYATSHIDHLPKMERSVEAFQVDNPYQPVADNTNLPAPDFEEPKFEEDRTAAQVMDASLRDSDFEHLQIIKNEDLEELRELGSGTFGTVYHGKWRGTDVAIKRIKKSCFTGRSSEQERLAQEFWREAEILSKLHHPNVVAFYGVVKDGPGGTLATLTEFMVNGSLRHVLQRKDKCPDLRKRLIIAMDAAFGMEYLHSKNIVHFDLKCDNLLVNLRDHARPICKVGDFGLSKIKRNTLVSGGVRGTLPWMAPELLNGSSSKVSEKVDVFSFGIVLWEILTGEEPYANMHYGAIIGGIVNNTLRPPVPANCGPEWRRLMEQCWSPDPSQRPAFTEIAARLRSMSAAANQQAKAAAAAK; from the exons ATGGACCCCACAAGGGACGCAGCTGCTGGCTCTGCGCCCCAGAGAGCCATGCATGCGCCATTGGTTTCGTCGTCCACCGCTCCTCCCCGTGTTCCAGAGTACCTTGTGCCGGGCGCTGTCAAGCCTGTTCTCAACTACTCTATCCAGACCGGGGAGGAGTTTGCCCTCGAGTTCATGAGGGACCGCGCCATGTCCCAGAAGATCCTGGCCACTGGTACGTCCGGAGACCAGAACGCCGCGACAAGCGGTTACATGGACTTGAGAGGGATGCTTGGTGCCAGCCACACGGCATCAGAAACTGGTCCTGATATATTCATGCTCCAACCTATTGTTGATCCGCGGCACAAGGAGCCCGAGAGAAAACCTGTTGCTCAGGTTCAGAATAGGAGCAGGCACTCGTCGACCAGGTCGGTGCCGCGAGCTCTGTCAGGTGGTGATGGCAGCAGTCGGGGACTGTCTCATGGCTATGCTTCCTCTGATGCTTCGGATGCCTCAAAGAGAATCAAGTTCCTGTGCAGCTTTGGGGGCAAAATCTTGCCCCGGCCCAGTGACGGGAAGCTTAGGTATGTTGGTGGTGAGACGCGCATAATTCGAATCAGCAAGGACATTTCCTGGCAGGAGCTCAGACAAAAGACGTCTGCCATCTTCAACCAGCCCCACATCATCAAGTACCAGCTCCCTGGTGAAGACCTCGATTCTTTGATTTCGGTGTCGGGCGACGAGGATTTGACAAACATGATGGATGAGTTTGCCATGATTGAAAGTGAAGGAGGTTCTCAGAAGCTCCGTGTTTTTCTGTTTTCCTCGCTCGATTTTGACGATAACCTGGGTAGCATGGATGGTGATTCTGAGCTCCATTATGTTGTTGCTGTCAATGGAATAGATGTAGGATCAGGGAAGCCTTCAAGCGGCCATGGTTTAGCAAGCACATCCGTGAGTATGATGGATCAGTTCATTAATCTCAATAACGATAATGATCAGTCAAACCCAAACCAAGGCATGTCAGATTTTCATGGTATGCGTGGGCCAACTTTGGTGCCTGCTGCTACTGTACCAACACCAACACCTCCAAGCTTATCCAGTGATTACACTGCAAATTTGCAATCTTACCAAGGGCAGGAAATGCTGTACGCTCAGAGCTCTAGAGACAATTTCTATGACACTGAGAGACGCATCTCTATGCCTCTATCTGCGCCCTCAGATTATGGAGTGCCCTCTCAGTATGCGCCACATTCTGGGCCTGCATCTCTGGCAACTCCTGACCAGCGGTCTTATCAGGATGGCTTCATGATGCAAGGTTCTATAAATGATGCAAAGCAGGCTTCCAAGAACACGCTGCATCAGAAAAGTGAAGTGGACTACTTCCAAACCCTTGAGAATTTGAGTGCTCCTGTGCTGCACAATGATCTGTCTGTTTCAAATAGTATGCATTTGGAAGTGCCCTCTGCTTCTTCGGCTCAAGAAGGCCGGACATCTTTTCTTCAACCAAGTGACAGTGGAAAGAGCCTAGAGCCTAGAGAGTTAAATGAAGATGACCGCCAGTCCTCTGGTGGAGCTTTTGCATCTGGATGTTCTGAATTTGAGTCTGACATGACCGATCATGGGTTCACGGATCCCCAACCTGGTTCTGGGCGAACCTTCCATTCTGAACGAATCCCTCGGGAGCAAATGGAATCCATGAATCGGTTGTCAAAATCTGATGATTCAGGTGCTCAGTTTCTAATACCTCAGTCTCAGTCTGGTGTGGCTAGAGAATCCATTGCAGAGGCTGCTGATTCTGTTGAAGGAGCTGAAAATTCAAATTCAGGGGCCCCATCACTGAACCTGAATGAACCATCTAGCGATGATTCCCTAGCACAGTTTGAGAGAAACTTTGCCAAAGCTGTACCACGGCCGAGTCAATTTGGTATAATCATACCTTCAGAAGAATCAGATGCTAAAATGATGTCTGAAAATCCTGTGGTTGAACAGCAACAGGCCAGTGAAAAGAAGGCAGTGGATGTCCCTAACATCATGAATTCAGTTGAAAAGACTCCAGCTAAAGGTAATTTGAAAGCCACTACCACCAATAGAATGCAAAGTACTAAGAAGCAGCTGGGAAGTGATGCTGCCATGGCACGTCGTGTTAGTTGGGAGGCTCCCAAGCCCGCGCCCCCCAATGATGTTAAGCATGATCCAGCTGTGCCATCGTCCACCAGCACTGCTGGAGCTGTTGCAGATAGTGCATCTGCAGCTGCTAACTCGGAGAACAGAGATTTTTTTGTTGATATCAATGACCGCTTCCCCCCTGATATTCTTTCCGATTTCTTTGCAAAGGCGAAAGATGCAGCACAGTCATCAACTCCTTTTAATGATCCTATTCTTAGCTTGAACATGCCAAACTATGAGCCTAAGAACTGGTCATTCTTCAGAAATCTTGCAAAGGATGAGTTCCCAAGCAAGAGTAATGACCAACAAGGCCTGGCAAAGATTGACGAAGGGATGTATGCATTCGCAGGAGCAGATAATGATGCAATCAGCATGAAGGGTTTGAATCCTACCTACAATTTTGATGCTGAGAAGAAGGCAGAGCCTTCCATCATAGTTGCTGACGTTAGCAGCATGCCTCCAGCTTATGCCACATCACATATTGACCATCTCCCAAAGATGGAGAGGAGTGTTGAAGCATTTCAAGTTGACAATCCATATCAACCTGTGGCAGACAATACGAATCTGCCTGCTCCAGATTTCGAG GAACCAAAGTTCGAAGAGGACAGAACTGCTGCGCAAGTCATGGATGCTTCTCTTCGAGATTCTGATTTTGAACACTTGCAG ATTATCAAGAATGAAGATCTTGAGGAGCTTAGGGAACTTGGTTCTGGTACTTTTGGAACTGTTTACCATGGGAAATGGAGAGGAACTGATGTGGCTATCAAGCGCATCAAGAAAAGCTGTTTTACAGGACGATCATCTGAGCAAGAAAGGCTG GCACAAGAATTCTGGCGAGAAGCTGAGATTCTGTCAAAGCTTCATCACCCAAACGTCGTAGCGTTCTATGGTGtggtgaaggacgggccgggcGGTACCCTGGCGACTCTGACTGAGTTCATGGTTAATGGTTCTCTTCGGCATGTCTTGCAGCGGAAGGACAA GTGTCCTGATCTCCGCAAGCGGCTGATCATAGCGATGGATGCGGCGTTCGGGATGGAGTATCTGCACTCGAAGAACATTGTGCATTTCGACCTGAAGTGCGATAACCTGCTGGTCAACCTCAGGGACCACGCACGCCCTATCTGCAAA GTGGGTGATTTTGGGCTGTCCAAAATCAAGAGGAACACCCTGGTTTCGGGCGGCGTGAGGGGGACACTCCCCTGGATGGCCCCGGAATTACTCAACGGGAGTAGCAGCAAGGTGTCTGAGAAG
- the LOC123123998 gene encoding serine/threonine-protein kinase STE20 isoform X2, producing the protein MDPTRDAAAGSAPQRAMHAPLVSSSTAPPRVPEYLVPGAVKPVLNYSIQTGEEFALEFMRDRAMSQKILATGTSGDQNAATSGYMDLRGMLGASHTASETGPDIFMLQPIVDPRHKEPERKPVAQVQNRSRHSSTRSVPRALSGGDGSSRGLSHGYASSDASDASKRIKFLCSFGGKILPRPSDGKLRYVGGETRIIRISKDISWQELRQKTSAIFNQPHIIKYQLPGEDLDSLISVSGDEDLTNMMDEFAMIESEGGSQKLRVFLFSSLDFDDNLGSMDGDSELHYVVAVNGIDVGSGKPSSGHGLASTSVSMMDQFINLNNDNDQSNPNQGMSDFHGMRGPTLVPAATVPTPTPPSLSSDYTANLQSYQGQEMLYAQSSRDNFYDTERRISMPLSAPSDYGVPSQYAPHSGPASLATPDQRSYQDGFMMQGSINDAKQASKNTLHQKSEVDYFQTLENLSAPVLHNDLSVSNSMHLEVPSASSAQEGRTSFLQPSDSGKSLEPRELNEDDRQSSGGAFASGCSEFESDMTDHGFTDPQPGSGRTFHSERIPREQMESMNRLSKSDDSGAQFLIPQSQSGVARESIAEAADSVEGAENSNSGAPSLNLNEPSSDDSLAQFERNFAKAVPRPSQFGIIIPSEESDAKMMSENPVVEQQQASEKKAVDVPNIMNSVEKTPAKGADNDAISMKGLNPTYNFDAEKKAEPSIIVADVSSMPPAYATSHIDHLPKMERSVEAFQVDNPYQPVADNTNLPAPDFEEPKFEEDRTAAQVMDASLRDSDFEHLQIIKNEDLEELRELGSGTFGTVYHGKWRGTDVAIKRIKKSCFTGRSSEQERLAQEFWREAEILSKLHHPNVVAFYGVVKDGPGGTLATLTEFMVNGSLRHVLQRKDKCPDLRKRLIIAMDAAFGMEYLHSKNIVHFDLKCDNLLVNLRDHARPICKVGDFGLSKIKRNTLVSGGVRGTLPWMAPELLNGSSSKVSEKVDVFSFGIVLWEILTGEEPYANMHYGAIIGGIVNNTLRPPVPANCGPEWRRLMEQCWSPDPSQRPAFTEIAARLRSMSAAANQQAKAAAAAK; encoded by the exons ATGGACCCCACAAGGGACGCAGCTGCTGGCTCTGCGCCCCAGAGAGCCATGCATGCGCCATTGGTTTCGTCGTCCACCGCTCCTCCCCGTGTTCCAGAGTACCTTGTGCCGGGCGCTGTCAAGCCTGTTCTCAACTACTCTATCCAGACCGGGGAGGAGTTTGCCCTCGAGTTCATGAGGGACCGCGCCATGTCCCAGAAGATCCTGGCCACTGGTACGTCCGGAGACCAGAACGCCGCGACAAGCGGTTACATGGACTTGAGAGGGATGCTTGGTGCCAGCCACACGGCATCAGAAACTGGTCCTGATATATTCATGCTCCAACCTATTGTTGATCCGCGGCACAAGGAGCCCGAGAGAAAACCTGTTGCTCAGGTTCAGAATAGGAGCAGGCACTCGTCGACCAGGTCGGTGCCGCGAGCTCTGTCAGGTGGTGATGGCAGCAGTCGGGGACTGTCTCATGGCTATGCTTCCTCTGATGCTTCGGATGCCTCAAAGAGAATCAAGTTCCTGTGCAGCTTTGGGGGCAAAATCTTGCCCCGGCCCAGTGACGGGAAGCTTAGGTATGTTGGTGGTGAGACGCGCATAATTCGAATCAGCAAGGACATTTCCTGGCAGGAGCTCAGACAAAAGACGTCTGCCATCTTCAACCAGCCCCACATCATCAAGTACCAGCTCCCTGGTGAAGACCTCGATTCTTTGATTTCGGTGTCGGGCGACGAGGATTTGACAAACATGATGGATGAGTTTGCCATGATTGAAAGTGAAGGAGGTTCTCAGAAGCTCCGTGTTTTTCTGTTTTCCTCGCTCGATTTTGACGATAACCTGGGTAGCATGGATGGTGATTCTGAGCTCCATTATGTTGTTGCTGTCAATGGAATAGATGTAGGATCAGGGAAGCCTTCAAGCGGCCATGGTTTAGCAAGCACATCCGTGAGTATGATGGATCAGTTCATTAATCTCAATAACGATAATGATCAGTCAAACCCAAACCAAGGCATGTCAGATTTTCATGGTATGCGTGGGCCAACTTTGGTGCCTGCTGCTACTGTACCAACACCAACACCTCCAAGCTTATCCAGTGATTACACTGCAAATTTGCAATCTTACCAAGGGCAGGAAATGCTGTACGCTCAGAGCTCTAGAGACAATTTCTATGACACTGAGAGACGCATCTCTATGCCTCTATCTGCGCCCTCAGATTATGGAGTGCCCTCTCAGTATGCGCCACATTCTGGGCCTGCATCTCTGGCAACTCCTGACCAGCGGTCTTATCAGGATGGCTTCATGATGCAAGGTTCTATAAATGATGCAAAGCAGGCTTCCAAGAACACGCTGCATCAGAAAAGTGAAGTGGACTACTTCCAAACCCTTGAGAATTTGAGTGCTCCTGTGCTGCACAATGATCTGTCTGTTTCAAATAGTATGCATTTGGAAGTGCCCTCTGCTTCTTCGGCTCAAGAAGGCCGGACATCTTTTCTTCAACCAAGTGACAGTGGAAAGAGCCTAGAGCCTAGAGAGTTAAATGAAGATGACCGCCAGTCCTCTGGTGGAGCTTTTGCATCTGGATGTTCTGAATTTGAGTCTGACATGACCGATCATGGGTTCACGGATCCCCAACCTGGTTCTGGGCGAACCTTCCATTCTGAACGAATCCCTCGGGAGCAAATGGAATCCATGAATCGGTTGTCAAAATCTGATGATTCAGGTGCTCAGTTTCTAATACCTCAGTCTCAGTCTGGTGTGGCTAGAGAATCCATTGCAGAGGCTGCTGATTCTGTTGAAGGAGCTGAAAATTCAAATTCAGGGGCCCCATCACTGAACCTGAATGAACCATCTAGCGATGATTCCCTAGCACAGTTTGAGAGAAACTTTGCCAAAGCTGTACCACGGCCGAGTCAATTTGGTATAATCATACCTTCAGAAGAATCAGATGCTAAAATGATGTCTGAAAATCCTGTGGTTGAACAGCAACAGGCCAGTGAAAAGAAGGCAGTGGATGTCCCTAACATCATGAATTCAGTTGAAAAGACTCCAGCTAAAG GAGCAGATAATGATGCAATCAGCATGAAGGGTTTGAATCCTACCTACAATTTTGATGCTGAGAAGAAGGCAGAGCCTTCCATCATAGTTGCTGACGTTAGCAGCATGCCTCCAGCTTATGCCACATCACATATTGACCATCTCCCAAAGATGGAGAGGAGTGTTGAAGCATTTCAAGTTGACAATCCATATCAACCTGTGGCAGACAATACGAATCTGCCTGCTCCAGATTTCGAG GAACCAAAGTTCGAAGAGGACAGAACTGCTGCGCAAGTCATGGATGCTTCTCTTCGAGATTCTGATTTTGAACACTTGCAG ATTATCAAGAATGAAGATCTTGAGGAGCTTAGGGAACTTGGTTCTGGTACTTTTGGAACTGTTTACCATGGGAAATGGAGAGGAACTGATGTGGCTATCAAGCGCATCAAGAAAAGCTGTTTTACAGGACGATCATCTGAGCAAGAAAGGCTG GCACAAGAATTCTGGCGAGAAGCTGAGATTCTGTCAAAGCTTCATCACCCAAACGTCGTAGCGTTCTATGGTGtggtgaaggacgggccgggcGGTACCCTGGCGACTCTGACTGAGTTCATGGTTAATGGTTCTCTTCGGCATGTCTTGCAGCGGAAGGACAA GTGTCCTGATCTCCGCAAGCGGCTGATCATAGCGATGGATGCGGCGTTCGGGATGGAGTATCTGCACTCGAAGAACATTGTGCATTTCGACCTGAAGTGCGATAACCTGCTGGTCAACCTCAGGGACCACGCACGCCCTATCTGCAAA GTGGGTGATTTTGGGCTGTCCAAAATCAAGAGGAACACCCTGGTTTCGGGCGGCGTGAGGGGGACACTCCCCTGGATGGCCCCGGAATTACTCAACGGGAGTAGCAGCAAGGTGTCTGAGAAG